The Candidatus Hepatincola sp. Av genome contains the following window.
AATCTTTTACCCCTCATGCTCTTAGGCATTCCTTTGCTACCCATTTATTAAATAATGATGTAGACTTAAGAACTATCCAGCAGTTAATGGGGCATGCTTCATTATCGGCAACACAAAGATATTTAAAAGTAGACTTAAAAGAATTAAAAAAAACTCAACTTAACTTCCACCCTAGAAATAAAACACCTTAAAGGAGAAAATTATGGAAATTGAAAAAATTTATAAAGATACTAACTACCGTATTCTTAAACTACCATTAAAGAATGCAACAATCCATGTATTCACAGGATTGCAACCTCTTAGCGTTAATAGTTTTATTATTGAAACAAATAATAATTTAGTAATTATAGATGCTCAACTAAGCATTGAAAATGCTAAATTACTAAATAAATATGCTAATAGTTTGCATAAACCTATGGCAAAAGTAATTTTAACTCATGCCCATTACGACCATTACCGTGGTTTACCAGTTTTCCCTCATGAGATAACTTACGCTTTAGCCGAAACTATTGCCGATTTTACAAAATTAGAGGTAGAAGACAACGTTATTCCCCAAAACGCACTACCTAAAAATTTTACTGTTGAAAATTTAACTTATGAATGTTTTAATTTTAAAAACGCCCATTGCCCTAACCATTTAGTTATGTATATTAAAGAAATTAAAACCTTAGTATTAGGCGACCTTGCTCAAGAAAATACCCACCTACTTGCTATGAATTTTCCTAGTTTTATTCATGCCTTAACTACTATCAAACAACAATTTTCTAAGGCGGAATACTTGCTAACAGGGCATGGTAAAATTACACCTTTAGCTACTATGAGTACTAATTTAGCTTATATGACAAAATGCTTTGAGATTTATAAAAATTCTAAAAGTAATGAAGAATTCAATACTAAAGTATTACAAGAATTCCCTAATATGGTAAAAATTAATCCACCACTATATTATTTATTTCAAGGAGACCCTAGTATTCCTATTGAAACTAAAACAAATTAAACTAACTTTTATAGAAATATTAAAATAAATATTTCTATGGTTAATTATTTATTTTTAAAGGCTTTTTGTTTCTCAAGGATCTCTACATGCTTAAGGCATACAAAAGTAATAATGATAACAAAAAGAAGCCAAGCAAAATATAACATTGGAATCTTCCTCCTTTTAATATTCAATATCCTGAGCATCTTGTATACTTATTTTACCTCGTAGTACATGAAACATCCAAGATGTATAAAAAATAATGATGGGGATAAAAATTATAGTTACTACTAACATTAACGTTAAAGTAAGTTTAGATGACGATGAATCCCATACAGTTAAACTACTAATTAAATCTGATGATGATGGTAAAATAAAAGGAAAAGTAGTTACGCCAGCTGTAGCAACAATTCCTAAAATTGTTACAGAATTACTAATAAAGGCCTTAACAAAGGCTTTGCTTTTTAAAAAAACACTAGTAAAAACAATACCACCAATAACTAATATAGGAGCCAATATAGGCCAATATAACTTAATAAAATTATGGTATAAAGCCCCTCTTTGTTTTAATACAACCTTATGCAAAGG
Protein-coding sequences here:
- a CDS encoding MBL fold metallo-hydrolase; protein product: MEIEKIYKDTNYRILKLPLKNATIHVFTGLQPLSVNSFIIETNNNLVIIDAQLSIENAKLLNKYANSLHKPMAKVILTHAHYDHYRGLPVFPHEITYALAETIADFTKLEVEDNVIPQNALPKNFTVENLTYECFNFKNAHCPNHLVMYIKEIKTLVLGDLAQENTHLLAMNFPSFIHALTTIKQQFSKAEYLLTGHGKITPLATMSTNLAYMTKCFEIYKNSKSNEEFNTKVLQEFPNMVKINPPLYYLFQGDPSIPIETKTN